The Burkholderia mayonis genome window below encodes:
- a CDS encoding BrnT family toxin — protein sequence MDITYDPNKSERNIVERGLSFELAREFEMAGALIVEDVRMMYPERRFQALVHIGDRLRMLVFTPRDGMVHVISLRKANSREVKGYEQAKST from the coding sequence ATGGACATTACCTACGACCCAAATAAGAGCGAAAGGAACATTGTCGAGCGTGGACTTTCGTTTGAGCTGGCGCGTGAATTTGAGATGGCGGGCGCGCTGATCGTGGAAGATGTTCGGATGATGTACCCGGAACGCCGCTTTCAGGCGCTCGTCCACATCGGCGATCGCCTTCGTATGCTGGTGTTCACGCCGCGCGACGGCATGGTTCACGTTATCAGCCTGCGCAAGGCTAACTCCCGCGAGGTGAAAGGATATGAGCAAGCGAAAAGTACGTAA
- a CDS encoding BrnA antitoxin family protein, which translates to MSKRKVRNPVDENPEWTDADFVRARPAEEVLTELLGKDVAAKLTKPCGRPKSANPKTPLKLRIDPDIVSAYKAQGEGWQTRMNDALRDYAKSHSMM; encoded by the coding sequence ATGAGCAAGCGAAAAGTACGTAATCCAGTTGACGAGAATCCGGAATGGACCGACGCCGACTTCGTGCGTGCGCGTCCGGCCGAGGAGGTGTTGACTGAACTGCTCGGCAAGGATGTTGCAGCCAAACTGACGAAACCGTGTGGTCGGCCGAAGTCGGCCAATCCCAAGACCCCGCTTAAGCTGCGGATCGATCCTGACATTGTGAGCGCCTACAAAGCGCAGGGCGAAGGATGGCAAACGCGCATGAACGATGCGCTACGGGACTACGCGAAGTCACACAGCATGATGTGA
- a CDS encoding pyocin activator PrtN family protein: MNTAFLLMAQYNTRTVIPIDEVCRDFFPHLSTDKTIRKVSLGEIRLPLIRVEPSQKCAKGVHLQDLADYLDARREAAQKECEQLASARR, translated from the coding sequence TTGAACACGGCATTTTTGCTTATGGCGCAGTACAACACGCGGACGGTGATCCCGATCGACGAAGTATGCCGGGACTTCTTTCCGCACCTGTCGACCGACAAGACGATTCGCAAGGTGTCGCTCGGCGAAATCCGACTTCCGTTGATTCGTGTCGAGCCGTCGCAGAAGTGTGCCAAGGGCGTACACCTGCAAGACCTCGCCGACTATCTCGATGCGCGTCGCGAAGCCGCGCAAAAGGAGTGTGAACAGCTTGCGAGCGCTCGACGCTAG
- a CDS encoding rubredoxin — protein MSEVVEYKSWVCLICGWIYNEEDGLPDEGIAAGTRFADIPDNWRCPLCDVGKEDFVVVEF, from the coding sequence ATGAGCGAAGTGGTCGAATACAAGAGCTGGGTCTGTCTGATTTGCGGCTGGATCTATAACGAAGAGGACGGTTTGCCGGATGAAGGCATCGCGGCCGGCACCCGCTTCGCCGACATTCCGGACAACTGGCGCTGCCCGCTGTGCGACGTCGGCAAGGAAGATTTCGTCGTCGTGGAGTTCTGA
- a CDS encoding DUF4399 domain-containing protein, producing MLNNKWLAGAFTAAALFASASAHAEARVFFVEPTDGAAVTNPVHVKFGLEGDIVLRPAGDMTPHTGHHHLLIDGKPVPRGEVIPVSDHSLHFGKPQTETDVRLPPGQHTLTMQFGDGAHRSYGPEMSQTITVNVK from the coding sequence ATGCTCAACAACAAATGGCTGGCCGGCGCGTTCACCGCGGCCGCGCTGTTCGCGTCCGCCTCGGCGCACGCGGAAGCGAGGGTGTTTTTCGTCGAGCCGACCGACGGTGCGGCCGTCACGAATCCCGTCCACGTGAAATTCGGTCTCGAAGGCGACATCGTGCTTCGGCCCGCGGGCGACATGACGCCTCACACCGGCCACCATCATCTGCTGATCGACGGCAAGCCGGTACCGAGAGGCGAGGTGATCCCGGTCAGCGATCACTCGTTGCACTTCGGCAAGCCCCAGACCGAGACCGACGTGCGGCTGCCGCCCGGCCAGCACACGCTGACGATGCAGTTCGGCGACGGCGCGCACCGCTCGTACGGTCCCGAAATGAGCCAGACGATCACGGTCAACGTCAAGTAA
- a CDS encoding ATP-binding cassette domain-containing protein: protein MSLYSITGAQLAFGHVALLDHADFSLEAGERVGLIGRNGAGKSSLLKIVADLARPDDGLVTRQQSLVTVYVPQEPEFEAGQTVFDAVASGLTETRTLLAEYDEIAHRLADTPEGAEHDALLARMNALQSSLDATDAWSWRTRVATTLAQIGLDGDTRVDALSGGMQKRAALARALVVQPDVLLLDEPTNHLDFDGIRWLEELLVTQRAGLLFITHDRAFLDRVATRIVELDRGRLLSYPGNFSAYQTRKAQQLEVERVENEKFDKLLAQEEVWIRKGVEARRTRSVGRVARLEQMRRERAERRNAQGNVKLDVAQGEKSGKIVAELTDVTKRYGDRTVVDRFSTTVMRGDKIGFVGPNGAGKTTLLKLILGELSPDAGTVRIGTNLQVAYFDQMRAQLDQEKSLSDTISPGSEWVEIGGVRKHVMSYLGDFLFAPERARSPVKSLSGGERNRLLLARLFARPANVLVLDEPTNDLDIPTLELLEELLTDYDGTVLLVSHDRAFLDNVVTSVIASEGNGQWREYVGGFTDWQIQRDRAQRIADEDAAKRAAKEPASAKDDAPKSAAGRNAQRTVKLSFNEQRELDALPEQIAGLEAEQKAIGAQLEDGSIFSKDPQEGARLTERFAALDDELLAALERWEALEAKRKPS from the coding sequence ATGTCGCTTTATTCCATTACCGGCGCGCAACTCGCGTTCGGTCACGTTGCGCTGCTCGATCACGCGGACTTCTCGCTCGAAGCCGGCGAACGCGTCGGGCTCATCGGCCGCAACGGCGCCGGCAAGTCGTCGCTGCTCAAGATCGTCGCCGACCTCGCGAGGCCCGACGACGGGCTCGTCACGCGACAGCAGAGCCTCGTGACGGTCTACGTGCCGCAGGAGCCCGAATTCGAAGCCGGGCAGACGGTGTTCGACGCGGTTGCGTCGGGGCTGACCGAGACGCGCACGCTCCTCGCCGAGTACGACGAGATCGCGCATCGGCTCGCGGACACGCCCGAAGGCGCGGAGCACGACGCATTGCTTGCGCGGATGAACGCGCTGCAATCGTCACTCGATGCGACGGATGCATGGAGCTGGCGCACGCGGGTCGCGACGACGCTCGCGCAAATCGGGCTCGACGGCGACACGCGGGTCGATGCGCTGTCGGGCGGGATGCAGAAGCGCGCGGCGCTCGCGCGCGCGCTCGTCGTGCAGCCAGACGTGCTGCTCCTCGACGAGCCGACCAACCACCTCGACTTCGACGGCATCCGCTGGCTGGAGGAACTGCTCGTCACGCAGCGCGCGGGCCTGTTGTTCATCACGCACGACCGTGCGTTCCTCGATCGCGTCGCGACGCGCATCGTCGAGCTCGACCGTGGCCGCCTGCTGTCGTATCCGGGCAACTTCTCCGCGTATCAGACTCGCAAGGCGCAGCAGCTCGAAGTCGAGCGCGTCGAGAACGAGAAGTTCGACAAACTGCTCGCGCAGGAAGAAGTCTGGATCCGCAAGGGCGTCGAGGCGCGGCGCACCCGCAGCGTCGGCCGCGTCGCGCGGCTCGAGCAGATGCGCCGCGAGCGCGCGGAGCGCCGCAACGCGCAGGGCAACGTGAAGCTCGACGTCGCGCAGGGCGAGAAGTCGGGCAAGATCGTCGCGGAGCTGACCGACGTGACGAAGCGCTACGGCGACCGCACGGTCGTCGACCGCTTCTCGACGACCGTGATGCGCGGCGACAAGATCGGTTTCGTCGGCCCGAACGGCGCCGGCAAGACGACGCTGCTCAAGCTGATCCTGGGCGAGCTTTCGCCCGACGCGGGCACGGTGCGCATCGGCACGAACCTGCAGGTCGCGTACTTCGACCAGATGCGCGCGCAGCTCGACCAGGAAAAGAGCCTGTCGGACACGATCAGCCCCGGCAGCGAGTGGGTCGAGATTGGCGGCGTGCGCAAGCACGTGATGAGCTATCTCGGCGATTTCCTGTTCGCGCCGGAACGCGCGCGTTCGCCCGTCAAGTCGCTGTCGGGCGGCGAGCGCAATCGTCTCCTGCTCGCGCGTCTCTTTGCGCGCCCGGCGAACGTGCTCGTGCTCGACGAGCCGACCAACGACCTCGACATCCCGACGCTCGAGCTGCTCGAAGAGCTGCTGACCGACTACGACGGCACGGTGCTGCTCGTCAGCCACGACCGCGCGTTCCTCGACAACGTCGTCACGTCGGTGATCGCGTCGGAAGGCAACGGGCAGTGGCGCGAATACGTCGGCGGCTTCACCGACTGGCAGATCCAGCGCGACCGCGCGCAGCGGATCGCCGACGAGGACGCGGCGAAGCGCGCTGCGAAGGAGCCTGCGAGCGCGAAGGACGACGCGCCGAAGAGCGCGGCGGGCCGCAACGCGCAGCGCACGGTCAAGCTGTCGTTCAACGAGCAGCGCGAGCTCGACGCGCTGCCGGAACAGATCGCCGGGCTCGAGGCCGAGCAGAAGGCGATCGGCGCGCAGCTCGAAGACGGCTCGATCTTCTCGAAGGACCCGCAGGAGGGCGCGCGCCTCACCGAGCGCTTCGCCGCGCTCGACGACGAACTGCTCGCGGCGCTCGAGCGCTGGGAGGCGCTCGAAGCGAAACGTAAGCCTTCATGA